Proteins from a genomic interval of Lolium perenne isolate Kyuss_39 chromosome 1, Kyuss_2.0, whole genome shotgun sequence:
- the LOC127327873 gene encoding probable receptor-like protein kinase At2g42960 isoform X1, producing MPTGESLRAELSSKTPPFGLRLWIVIGISIWVVIFCILGFMCFWSIYRRKPKKSFDNIPVSQIPDVSKEIAVDEVRQHAVVENYQVQESHALTVKEKPHDKDSRKMLGHLVRTKSSDADNLSQCSSVYQCDRAGSSYSGDEGNSGNTRRQYTQYATVSASPLVGLPEFSHLGWGHWFTLRDLEHSTNRFSKENIIGEGGYGVVYRGRLINGTDVAIKKLLNNMGQAEKEFRVEVEAIGHVRHKNLVRLLGYCVEGIHRMLVYEYVNNGNLEQWIHGAMRQHGVLTWEARMKIVLGIAKALSYLHEAIEPKVVHRDIKSSNILIDEDFNGKLSDFGLAKMLGAGKSHITTRVMGTFGYVAPEYANTGLLNEKSDVYSFGVLLLEAVTGRDPVDYGRPANEVHLVEWLKMMVGTRRAEEVVDRDMEVKPTIRALKRALLVALRCVDPDSEKRPSMGHVVRMLEAEDVPSREDRRSRRGHAGNADTESKASSSEFEVSGDSGPSTRFQP from the exons ATGCCGACAGGCGAAAGCCTACGCGCAGAGCTATCATCCAAGACGCCGCCGTTTGGTCTGAGGCTGTGGATAGTGATTGGCATCAGTATCTGGGTGGTAATCTTCTGTATACTAGGTTTCATGTGCTTCTGGTCGATATATCGGAGGAAGCCAAAGAAGTCTTTTGATAACATCCCAGTATCTCAAATCCCGGATGTATCAAAGGAGATTGCAGTGGATGAAGTGCGCCAACACGCTGTTGTTGAGAACTACCAAGTGCAAGAGAGCCATGCACTGACAGTAAAAGAGAAACCTCATGATAAAGATTCCAGGAAAATGCTGGGGCACTTGGTTAGGACGAAATCAAGTGATGCTGATAATTTGAGCCAGTGCAGCTCGGTCTACCAATGCGATAGGGCTGGTAGTTCGTATTCTGGCGACGAAGGCAACTCGGGCAATACTAGGAGGCAGTATACTCAGTATGCAACTGTCTCCGCGTCCCCTCTGGTTGGTCTCCCAGAATTTTCACACCTGGGTTGGGGCCATTGGTTCACTCTGAGGGATCTGGAGCACTCTACCAATCGGTTTTCTAAGGAGAATATCATTGGAGAGGGTGGATATGGGGTAGTCTACCGTGGTCGACTCATAAACGGGACTGATGTTGCAATAAAGAAGCTTCTGAATAACAT GGGCCAGGCGGAAAAGGAGTTCAGGGTTGAAGTTGAGGCTATTGGCCACGTCAGGCATAAAAACCTTGTCCGCCTGCTAGGATATTGCGTCGAGGGAATCCACAG GATGCTTGTGTATGAGTATGTGAATAATGGAAACTTGGAACAGTGGATCCACGGTGCCATGCGGCAACATGGTGTTCTTACTTGGGAAGCTCGAATGAAAATCGTTCTTGGAATTGCCAAGGC GCTCTCTTATCTACATGAAGCCATAGAACCAAAAGTTGTGCATCGCGATATCAAATCAAGCAATATCCTAATTGATGAGGATTTCAACGGAAAGCTTTCTGATTTTGGATTGGCCAAGATGTTGGGTGCAGGGAAGAGCCATATCACAACTCGAGTTATGGGAACTTTTGG GTATGTAGCCCCTGAATATGCCAACACAGGACTGTTAAACGAGAAGAGCGATGTCTACAGCTTTGGTGTGCTGCTACTGGAAGCAGTTACTGGGAGGGATCCTGTCGATTACGGTCGGCCAGCGAATGAG GTGCATCTAGTGGAGTGGCTGAAAATGATGGTTGGCACGAGGAGAGCCGAGGAGGTGGTGGACCGTGACATGGAGGTAAAGCCGACGATCCGCGCTCTCAAGCGCGCCCTTCTGGTGGCACTGAGGTGCGTCGACCCAGATTCCGAGAAGAGACCCTCCATGGGTCACGTTGTCCGGATGCTAGAGGCAGAAGACGTCCCGTCAAGGGAG GACCGGAGGAGCAGGAGGGGCCACGCCGGCAACGCGGACACGGAGTCCAAGGCGAGCTCGAGCGAGTTCGAGGTCAGCGGCGACTCGGGCCCTTCCACGAGATTCCAACCTTGA